The region TGAATAAACGACATTATACCAATGCCGAACTTCATTTAGTGGCATATAGCTTTATAAAAGAAGGAGAGGCATTTGAAGAAAAAATAGGAAGTTTTCTATTAGATTGGATCAAGCCGTCTAAATATGTTGAGGTGAAAACCTCAGGTTCTACCGGGAAACCAAAAATTATAAGAATCAAAAAGGAGCACATGATCAACTCGGCCATTGCAACTTCCCGTTTCTTTGAATTACCCGAAAAAACTACCGCTCTATTATGTTTACCTGCCACTTATATTGCCGGAAAAATGATGCTAATTCGGGCAATGATACTCGGCTGGCAAATAGATATGGTTCCTCCATCCTCCAACCCTTTAGATCAGGTTTTTAAACGATACGATTTTTGCGCGATGACGCCTTTTCAGTTAGATAATTCGGTTGGGCGGTTGCATCTCATAAAAAAGCTCATTGTTGGAGGAGGAGCGGTTTCTCCAAGACTTCAAAAGATGGTAAAGGAAGTTAGTACCAAAGTTTATGAGACTTATGGAATGACTGAAACCGTTACCCATATTGCCGCAAAAAGATTGAATCCTTCAAAAAACAAGAAAAAATCACGTCCCTTTAAAGTTTTGCCGAATATTAATATTTCACAGGACGAGAGGGGTTGCTTAGTGATTAAAGCTCCTAAACTTTCAGACGAAATTATTACCACAAATGATGTGGTTGAAATACTTACCTACAAAAAGTTTATATGGAAAGGGAGAATAGATAATGTGATCAATTCTGGTGGAATAAAACTTCATCCCGAACAAATTGAAAAGAAGCTTTCTAAAATTATAGCTCAGCGCTTGTTTGTAACAGCAATGCCAGATGATTCTCTCGGTGAAAAACTGGTATTGTTTATTGAAAATGAGTTTTCAGAAGATTTTCTTGAAAAATTGCAGAAAGAGATTAGTGAATTAAGTAGCCTTGAGAAATATGAACGGCCCAAAAAAATCTATTTTATAGAAAAATTTGAAGAAACCCATACCGGGAAAATTCACAGAGAAAATACCTTTAAAAGTAAGGTGAATTAATTCCATAGATGTATCAACTATTCTTATTAATTGGGCTGCTGAGTGTTTTAAATACTTCGGCTCAAATTCTTCCTGAGCGTGAAAGAGCCAGGCTTGTAAATGAAATTCTTAGCGACAAATTTGAAAACCTTCTGCCCGGTTTAATGGACAATGCGGCGATAGATATGTGGATTGTTATTTCCCGGGAATACAATGAAGATCCCGTATTGCGCACAATGTTACCAGCCACCTGGTTGAATGCCAGGCGGCGAACTATTCTTGTATTTCACAGAAATAAAGAAATCGATTCTTTGGAAAGACTTGCCGTGGCTCGTTATGAGGTGGGAGAAAGTATTGAAGCCGCCTGGGATCCAGAAAAACAACCTGAACAGTGGAAGGCACTTATTGATATTATAGAAACAAGAGATCCGCAACGAATTGCACTGAATTTTTCAAAAAATTATGGTTTGGCCGATGGATTGGTAAAAACCGACTCTGAAGAATTCCTGGATTATTTACCAGGCACTTATAAAAACCGACTTGTTTCCGGGGAAGAGTTAGCAGTAGGATGGATTGAAACCAGAACCCAGATGGAAATGGAGCTTTATCCTCAGTTGGTTGAAATAACTAAAAATATTATCAGGGAAGCTTTCAGTGAAAAGGTAATTATTCCGGGGGAAACCACCACCGAGGATGTGGTGTGGTGGATGCGGCAAAAAGTTACCGAACTTGGCTTGGAAACCTGGTTTCATCCAAGCGTTTCTATTCAGCGGGACGAAGAAGCTCTGGAAGATCATATTTTGGCATTTTCCTCAAACAAAGAAGGAAAGGTGATTTACCGGGGAGATTTGGTTCACTGTGATTTTGGAATTACTTATTTAAGATTGAATACAGACTGCCAGCAAATGGCGTATGTGCTTAAACAAGGTGAAACCGAAGCTCCTCAATTTCTTGAAAAGGCCTTTGAAAAGGCTAACCAACTTCAGGATATTTTAACCGGAAATTTTGAAACTGGAAAATCTGGAAACCAAATTCTTTCAGAGAGTTTAAATCAGGCCAGGGAAGAAGGCTTAAAACCTATGATTTATACTCATCCTTTGGGTTTATACGGTCATTCTGCCGGGACAACTATAGGGATGTGGGATTCACAGGAAGGTGTGCCAGGAAGCGGAAAATATCCGTTAAATGAAAACACAGTGTACGCAATAGAACTCAATACCAGCGTATTCCTGGAAGAATGGAATCAGGAAATTCGAATAATGTTAGAAGAAGCTGGATTTTGGGGTGCTGAGGGTTTTCTATATGTAAACGGCAGGCAGGAAGAATTAATACTTATCCCATCGAAATAAATTTATTTTCTCAAGTTTTAAATGGGCAGTTTCTAGAAATAAAAAACCTGCAGAGGTTTTAATTCTGCAGGTTGATAAGGCATGTTTCTAATTTATCTTATATAAGCGGATGTTATATAAAATTCCAGTTCGTTTACTTTTATTTTTTCAAGGGCTATGTTTTCTTTTAAATCTTGCCATTGATTGGTAGGAGTGATTCTAATTTCCTTTCCATCAACCAAAATATCTATCGGCATTTTAAAATCTTCAACATCAGCGATCCATCTTGCCTGGGTTTTTCCTTCTTTTTTTCTAAATTCGAGTTTAGGTAGATCAGTATGTCTTAGATATTGATCAAAGATTGGATCGAGGTTAACATCGATAGCTTTATCAAAGAAATTTTCAGTGGTTTTAGTATCGATGATCTGGTGTTTATAAGTTTCGGTGTATTCTTTCAGTGTTTTCCACCATAATTCATCGTTGTCATAAATACTGCGAATGGTATTTAATAAATTAGCGCCTTTAAAATACATATCTCCCGAGCCTTCGTTATTCACACCATAATCGCCAATAATTGTTGCGTTATTCCCAAGGCCGCGGCGGGTTCCTTTAAGATATTCCAAAGCTTCTTCTTTTCCCCAGCGGCACTCAACATAGACAGCTTCAGAATAGGAAGTAAAGCCCTCGTGAATCCACATATCTGCAATATCTTTCGCGGTAATACTGTTGCCATACCATTCGTGACCCGATTCATGAATAATAATATAATCCCATTTTAAGCCAATACCGGTCCCGGAAAGATCATTACCCAGATAACCCATTTTATACTCATTTCCATAGGCAACGGCACTTTGGTGTTCCATTCCGAGGTAAGGAGTTTCAATTAGTTTGAATCCATCTTCCACAAAAGGATACTCCCCGAATTTTTCATAAAAACAATCCATCATTGGTTTAACTTCTTTGAATTGCTCTTTAGCTTTTTCCAGGTTGTAAGGCAAAACATAATAATCGAGCTTAAGATCACCATAAGAATCAGAGAAATGCTCATAATTCGCAATGTTGATCATCACATTATAATTGTTGATAGGATTTACGGTTTTCCAGCTCCACTCGGTAAAGCCATTTCCTAAATCTTTTTCACCTAAAAACTGTCCGTTAGAAACATTCATTAATCCGTTAGGAACTGCGATATCTAACTGAACTTCTTCCGGCTCGTCACTTTGATGGTCTTTATTTGGGTACCAAAGACTGGCACCGGTGCCCTGCACGGCAACTCCTATCCAATGATCTCCATTATCATCTTTATCCCAAACAAAACCGCCATCCCAGGGCGCATTTTTAGCCACGGTTGGTTTTCCGGAATAATAAAATTGAATTTCTCCTTTTTCTTCAGCTTTTACTGAATCATTTAATTCGATAAAAACTGCATTGTGTTTGCGTTCAAAAGCTAAAACTTCATCATTCTGAAGAATAGAATCTACCTGCATATTTTCAAAAAGGTCTATTTGAATAGTAGTGAGCTCCTCTTCAGCAATAAAGCTAATAGTATTGGAACCTGAAATAAATTGCTTTTCGGGTTCAACTTTAAGCTTTAAATGATATTTCTGAACATCGTAAGCTCGTTCTGCTCTAAGCGATCCTCGAAGGGAATCGGCTTCAGTATAGTTACCTTCTTTGTTGCTCAAAACCTGGGCGCAGGAAATATTGGACGCCGTAAGGAAAACAGCCAGCATTAAAATTAAGTTTTTCATATTTATTTCTGAAATTATGTTTGGATCACTCCTAAATTAAAATCTTTTTCAATTGGCGCGTGATTGGCAGCTTCAATCCCCATAGATATCCATTTCCTGGTGTCTAAAGGATCTATTACAGCGTCTGTCCACATACGGGCTGCAGCGTAATAAGGCGAAGTTTGTTCATCATAACGTGATTTTATCGCCTCAAAAACTTCTTTTTCTTTTTCCTCATCAACTTTTTCCCCTTTTTTCTCCATTGCGGCGGTTTCTATTTGCGCTAAAACTTTTGCTGCTTGTGTGCCACCCATAACTGCAAGTTCTGCACTAGGCCAGGCTGCGATAAGTCTTGGATCGTAAGCTTTTCCGCACATAGCGTAATTTCCCGCGCCGTACGAATTCCCCATAATAATTGTGAATTTTGGTACTACCGAATTGCTAACTGCGCTAACCATTTTAGCACCGTCTTTAATAATGCCGCCGTGTTCGCTTTTACTGCCTACCATAAACCCGGTAACATCCTGAAGAAAAACCAACGGAATTTTTTTCTGGTTGCAGTTTGCAATAAAACGAGTGGCTTTATCAGCCGAATCTGAATAGATCACTCCGCCAAACTGCATTTCTCCTTTTTTGGTCTTTACAATTTTACGCTGATTAGCAACTATACCCACGGCCCAACCATCTATCCTTGCGTAGCCGGTGATAATGGTTTGGCCATAACCTTCCTTATATTCTTCAAATTCTGAGCCATCTACCAGGCGGGAAATAATTTCCCGAACATCGTATTGGTCGCTGCGTTTTTTAGGAAGAATTCCGTAGATATCTTCCTGATTTTCTTTTGGTTTTACGGCTTTTTTATGACTAAATCCGGCTTTATCAAAATCGCCCATTTTATCCATAATATTTTTTATACGGGTAAGCGCGTCTTTATCATCTTTCGCCTTATAATCTGTTACTCCGCTAATTTCAGAATGTGTAGTAGCGCCACCCAGGGTTTCGTTATCTACAGATTCGCCAATCGCAGCTTTTACGAGATAACTCCCCGCAAGAAAAATACTTCCGGTTTTTTCAACAATAATTGCTTCATCACTCATAATTGGGAGGTAAGCACCACCGGCTACACAACTGCCCATTACCGCAGCAATTTGGGTGATTCCCATACTGCTCATCACGGCATTATTTCTAAAAATTCTTCCGAAGTGTTCTTTATCCGGAAATATTTCGTCTTGCATTGGTAAATACACCCCGGCGCTGTCTACTAAATAGATGATTGGAAGTCTGTTTTCTATAGCGATTTCCTGCGCGCGTAAGTTTTTCTTTCCGGTAATGGGAAACCAGGCGCCTGCTTTTACGGTGGCATCATTAGCCACAACAATACACTGTTTGCCTGAAACATAACCAATTTTCACGACCACGCCGCCCGAGGGGCAACCCCCGTGTTCTTCGTACATTCCTTCCCCGGCAAAAGCTCCTATTTCTATAGCATTCGATTTGCCGTCGAGCAAAAAATCGATTCGTTCGCGGGCGGTCATTTTCCCTTTGGCGTGGTGTTTCTCGATGCGCTTTTCTCCACCACCAAGTTTTACTTTTTTAAGTTTATGATTCAATGAAGAAACCAATAGTTTATTATGATCCTCATTTTTATTGAATTTCATATTCATATATTATGATTTTTTAATTCCTGAAATTAGAAATATCTTTTAAATAGCTCGAATAATTATCAAAATTTCAGTAAATTTTAAATTTATAGCCGTCTTTTGGCTAAAATACAAAATAGAGTGAATTTTACTTGTGGTTTAGGAATGTAAAATACCCGATATTTGTATAAAATCTTTAATATGGGAATGAATAAAAATACCATTTTCGCCTGGGCATCTTTTGCTTTATTTATAATTGGCGCCGCTATAATTTTATTGGGAGTGCTTAAATACCGGGATTATGCGATTGGTTTCTCGGTTACAGGGATTGGGTTTTTTGCTATTTCCTGGGCGTTTAATGCGCTAAAAGGTAGAATTTAAAATAATACCATGTCAAATTCCACAAGCAAAGAGCAATTAGTTAAGCATTTAGAAGGTGGGGAGGCTTTTATGGCTTTAGAAGACTTTATCGATAAAATTCCTTTTGAAAAATTAGGAGAGAAGCCTCATAATTTACCCTATTCTTTTTACGAACTTTTTTATCATATCTCTTTTGCTCAAAAAGATATTTTGGAATATGCTACTTCCAAAGCTTATAAAAGCTCAAAATGGCCCGATGATTACTGGCCAAAGAATTCAGCTCCTCAAACCGAGGAAGCCTGGGAAAAATTAAAGAAAGATTATTTTAAAGATAGAGAGGATTTTAAAGCTTTTATTTTAGATGCTGAAAATGAAATAAATCTTCCGGTTAAAAACTCTGAAAATCATACTTTACTAAGGGAAATTATGCTGGTAATTGAGCATACGGCATATCATACTGGGCAAATGTTACTCATCTTGCGCTTACTTGGGCTTTATAAATAATCGAACCGAATTCTGACTTTATTTTTAGATATTTGCAATCTTAAAATAGCTTAAAAAAATTAAATATGGCAGACGATAAAAAAGTGATTTTTTCAATGTCTGGGGTAACCAAGACTTATAAAAATGCGAATACCCCGGTTTTGAAAAATATATACCTTAGTTTTTTCTATGGTGCAAAAATTGGGATTCTTGGTTTAAATGGTTCGGGTAAATCTACTTTACTTAAAATTATTGCCGGCGAAGATAAAAATTACCAGGGTGATGTGGTTTTTTCTCCGGGATATTCTGTTGGTTACCTTGAACAGGAACCAAAGGTAGATGAAGATAAAACCGTACTGGAAGTGGTAAAAGAAGGTGTGGCCGAAACGGTTGCGATTCTTGACGAATACAATAAAATTAACGACCAGTTTGGTTTGCCAGAGGTTTATGAAGATGCCGATAAGATGCAGAAACTTATGGATAAGCAGGCTGCGCTTCAGGATAAAATTGATTCTTCAAATGCCTGGGAACTTGATACCAAGCTGGAAATTGCAATGGACGCTTTAAGAACTCCGGAAGCCGATAAAAAGATTTCTGTACTTTCTGGCGGAGAAAGAAGACGTGTGGCGCTTTGCCGTTTGTTACTTCAGGAACCTGATATTTTACTTTTAGATGAACCTACTAACCACCTTGATGCCGAATCGGTACACTGGTTGGAGCATCATTTAGCGCAATATAAAGGAACCGTGATCGCGGTAACACACGACCGTTATTTCCTTGATAACGTTGCCGGTTGGATTTTAGAACTGGACAGGGGCGAAGGTATTCCGTGGAAAGGAAATTATTCTTCCTGGTTAGACCAGAAGTCTAAACGTATGGCGCAGGAACAAAAACAAGCCAGTAAGCGTCAAAAAACCTTAGAACGAGAATTGGAATGGTCTAAAATGAATCCAAAAGGACGCCAGGCCAAGCAAAAAGCGCGTTTAAATAATTACGATAAGTTGTTGAGCCAGGACCAAAAGCAAATGGACGAACAACTGGAAATTTATATTCCAAACGGGCCAAGGTTAGGAACCAATGTGATTGAAGCTAATG is a window of Salegentibacter salegens DNA encoding:
- a CDS encoding DinB family protein produces the protein MSNSTSKEQLVKHLEGGEAFMALEDFIDKIPFEKLGEKPHNLPYSFYELFYHISFAQKDILEYATSKAYKSSKWPDDYWPKNSAPQTEEAWEKLKKDYFKDREDFKAFILDAENEINLPVKNSENHTLLREIMLVIEHTAYHTGQMLLILRLLGLYK
- a CDS encoding acyl-CoA carboxylase subunit beta, yielding MNMKFNKNEDHNKLLVSSLNHKLKKVKLGGGEKRIEKHHAKGKMTARERIDFLLDGKSNAIEIGAFAGEGMYEEHGGCPSGGVVVKIGYVSGKQCIVVANDATVKAGAWFPITGKKNLRAQEIAIENRLPIIYLVDSAGVYLPMQDEIFPDKEHFGRIFRNNAVMSSMGITQIAAVMGSCVAGGAYLPIMSDEAIIVEKTGSIFLAGSYLVKAAIGESVDNETLGGATTHSEISGVTDYKAKDDKDALTRIKNIMDKMGDFDKAGFSHKKAVKPKENQEDIYGILPKKRSDQYDVREIISRLVDGSEFEEYKEGYGQTIITGYARIDGWAVGIVANQRKIVKTKKGEMQFGGVIYSDSADKATRFIANCNQKKIPLVFLQDVTGFMVGSKSEHGGIIKDGAKMVSAVSNSVVPKFTIIMGNSYGAGNYAMCGKAYDPRLIAAWPSAELAVMGGTQAAKVLAQIETAAMEKKGEKVDEEKEKEVFEAIKSRYDEQTSPYYAAARMWTDAVIDPLDTRKWISMGIEAANHAPIEKDFNLGVIQT
- the ettA gene encoding energy-dependent translational throttle protein EttA gives rise to the protein MADDKKVIFSMSGVTKTYKNANTPVLKNIYLSFFYGAKIGILGLNGSGKSTLLKIIAGEDKNYQGDVVFSPGYSVGYLEQEPKVDEDKTVLEVVKEGVAETVAILDEYNKINDQFGLPEVYEDADKMQKLMDKQAALQDKIDSSNAWELDTKLEIAMDALRTPEADKKISVLSGGERRRVALCRLLLQEPDILLLDEPTNHLDAESVHWLEHHLAQYKGTVIAVTHDRYFLDNVAGWILELDRGEGIPWKGNYSSWLDQKSKRMAQEQKQASKRQKTLERELEWSKMNPKGRQAKQKARLNNYDKLLSQDQKQMDEQLEIYIPNGPRLGTNVIEANGVSKAFGDKLLYEDLNFKLPQAGIVGVIGPNGAGKTTIFKMIMGEEQPDKGSFEVGETAKIAYVDQAHSNIDPEKTIWQNFSDEQELVMMGGRQVNSRAYLSRFNFSGSEQNKKVNMLSGGERNRLHLAMTLKEEGNVLLLDEPTNDLDVNTLRALEEGLENFAGCGVVISHDRWFLDRVCTHILAFEGDSQVYFFEGSFSDYEENKKKRLGGDIMPKRIKYKKLVR
- a CDS encoding AMP-binding protein — encoded protein: MADKYKVPETHPDFRLNKRHYTNAELHLVAYSFIKEGEAFEEKIGSFLLDWIKPSKYVEVKTSGSTGKPKIIRIKKEHMINSAIATSRFFELPEKTTALLCLPATYIAGKMMLIRAMILGWQIDMVPPSSNPLDQVFKRYDFCAMTPFQLDNSVGRLHLIKKLIVGGGAVSPRLQKMVKEVSTKVYETYGMTETVTHIAAKRLNPSKNKKKSRPFKVLPNINISQDERGCLVIKAPKLSDEIITTNDVVEILTYKKFIWKGRIDNVINSGGIKLHPEQIEKKLSKIIAQRLFVTAMPDDSLGEKLVLFIENEFSEDFLEKLQKEISELSSLEKYERPKKIYFIEKFEETHTGKIHRENTFKSKVN
- a CDS encoding CAL67264 family membrane protein, which codes for MGMNKNTIFAWASFALFIIGAAIILLGVLKYRDYAIGFSVTGIGFFAISWAFNALKGRI
- a CDS encoding M1 family metallopeptidase, which encodes MKNLILMLAVFLTASNISCAQVLSNKEGNYTEADSLRGSLRAERAYDVQKYHLKLKVEPEKQFISGSNTISFIAEEELTTIQIDLFENMQVDSILQNDEVLAFERKHNAVFIELNDSVKAEEKGEIQFYYSGKPTVAKNAPWDGGFVWDKDDNGDHWIGVAVQGTGASLWYPNKDHQSDEPEEVQLDIAVPNGLMNVSNGQFLGEKDLGNGFTEWSWKTVNPINNYNVMINIANYEHFSDSYGDLKLDYYVLPYNLEKAKEQFKEVKPMMDCFYEKFGEYPFVEDGFKLIETPYLGMEHQSAVAYGNEYKMGYLGNDLSGTGIGLKWDYIIIHESGHEWYGNSITAKDIADMWIHEGFTSYSEAVYVECRWGKEEALEYLKGTRRGLGNNATIIGDYGVNNEGSGDMYFKGANLLNTIRSIYDNDELWWKTLKEYTETYKHQIIDTKTTENFFDKAIDVNLDPIFDQYLRHTDLPKLEFRKKEGKTQARWIADVEDFKMPIDILVDGKEIRITPTNQWQDLKENIALEKIKVNELEFYITSAYIR
- a CDS encoding M24 family metallopeptidase is translated as MYQLFLLIGLLSVLNTSAQILPERERARLVNEILSDKFENLLPGLMDNAAIDMWIVISREYNEDPVLRTMLPATWLNARRRTILVFHRNKEIDSLERLAVARYEVGESIEAAWDPEKQPEQWKALIDIIETRDPQRIALNFSKNYGLADGLVKTDSEEFLDYLPGTYKNRLVSGEELAVGWIETRTQMEMELYPQLVEITKNIIREAFSEKVIIPGETTTEDVVWWMRQKVTELGLETWFHPSVSIQRDEEALEDHILAFSSNKEGKVIYRGDLVHCDFGITYLRLNTDCQQMAYVLKQGETEAPQFLEKAFEKANQLQDILTGNFETGKSGNQILSESLNQAREEGLKPMIYTHPLGLYGHSAGTTIGMWDSQEGVPGSGKYPLNENTVYAIELNTSVFLEEWNQEIRIMLEEAGFWGAEGFLYVNGRQEELILIPSK